A genomic segment from Janibacter sp. DB-40 encodes:
- a CDS encoding helix-turn-helix transcriptional regulator, which produces MARISGLSGDDETPVFVISVAAELAGMHAQTLRQYDRMGLVIPSRTRGGGRRYSAADVTRLREVQRLSQDEGVSLGGIQRIFELEHQVAALRARVGELDAELAEAREQLGQGSRFFAVGSQGDIVALRHGQRPRPRNAGQALVVWRPHTRRD; this is translated from the coding sequence ATGGCCCGGATCTCCGGACTGAGCGGAGACGACGAGACCCCGGTCTTCGTCATCTCCGTCGCCGCCGAGCTCGCCGGTATGCACGCGCAGACGCTGCGCCAGTACGACCGGATGGGACTGGTCATCCCCTCGCGCACCCGTGGTGGCGGCCGGCGGTACAGCGCCGCGGACGTCACCCGGCTGCGCGAGGTGCAGCGCCTCTCCCAGGACGAGGGCGTCTCCCTCGGCGGTATCCAGCGCATCTTCGAGCTCGAGCACCAGGTGGCGGCCCTGCGCGCCCGGGTCGGCGAGCTGGACGCGGAGCTCGCCGAGGCCAGAGAGCAGCTCGGGCAGGGGAGCCGCTTCTTCGCCGTCGGCTCGCAGGGGGACATCGTCGCGCTGCGCCACGGGCAGCGACCGCGTCCCCGCAACGCCGGCCAGGCCCTCGTCGTCTGGCGCCCGCACACCCGGCGGGACTGA
- a CDS encoding DnaJ C-terminal domain-containing protein, with the protein MASQDWLDKDFYAVLGVSKDAETSEIKKAYRKLAKQYHPDRNEGNPAAEQKFKDIGEAHAVLSDPEERREYDAIRSMTGGGARFTAGGPGGNGGFEDIFSAFGGGGGGSRMRYSTGGGSPFAGGGAGEPDLEDILSMFGGGAGPAGFGGQGAGFRSPRGPQKGADLTARTQLSFRDAVEGRTISLDVNGEKVNAKIPAGVKDGQKIRVRGKGAHGDPSVGRGDLILTVSVRAHPVFGRDGDNLTIDLPVTFAEAALGATVAVPTLDGSSVKVKIAPGTPSGRVLRLKGRGVATAKAKGDLLAKVQIVVPTDLSDAEREAIEVLRDSGTGDPRADLASAARG; encoded by the coding sequence ATGGCAAGTCAGGACTGGTTGGACAAGGACTTCTATGCCGTCCTCGGGGTCAGCAAGGACGCCGAGACCAGCGAGATCAAGAAGGCCTACCGCAAGCTCGCCAAGCAGTACCACCCCGACCGCAACGAGGGGAACCCAGCGGCCGAGCAGAAGTTCAAGGACATCGGCGAGGCCCATGCCGTGCTCTCCGACCCCGAGGAGCGGCGCGAGTACGACGCGATCCGCTCCATGACCGGTGGGGGTGCCCGCTTCACCGCGGGTGGCCCCGGTGGCAACGGGGGCTTCGAGGACATCTTCTCCGCCTTCGGCGGGGGAGGGGGCGGTTCCCGGATGCGCTACAGCACCGGGGGCGGCTCCCCCTTCGCCGGGGGCGGGGCCGGTGAGCCGGACCTGGAGGACATCCTGTCCATGTTCGGTGGCGGCGCCGGGCCGGCCGGCTTCGGCGGCCAGGGTGCCGGCTTCCGCTCGCCCCGTGGACCGCAGAAGGGGGCCGACCTCACCGCCCGGACACAGCTGTCCTTCCGTGACGCCGTCGAGGGGCGCACCATCTCCCTCGACGTCAACGGCGAGAAGGTCAACGCCAAGATCCCCGCCGGAGTCAAGGACGGGCAGAAGATCCGCGTGCGCGGCAAGGGCGCACACGGTGACCCGAGCGTCGGCCGCGGCGACCTGATCCTCACCGTCTCGGTGCGGGCGCACCCGGTCTTCGGGCGCGACGGCGACAACCTGACGATCGACCTGCCGGTGACCTTCGCCGAGGCGGCGCTCGGGGCGACCGTGGCCGTGCCGACCCTCGACGGGTCGAGCGTGAAGGTCAAGATCGCCCCCGGGACGCCGAGCGGTCGCGTGCTGCGGCTCAAGGGTCGCGGGGTGGCGACGGCCAAGGCGAAGGGGGACCTGCTCGCCAAGGTGCAGATCGTCGTGCCGACCGACCTGAGCGATGCCGAGCGCGAGGCCATCGAGGTCCTGCGCGACTCGGGCACCGGCGACCCGCGCGCAGACCTCGCGTCCGCGGCGCGGGGCTGA
- a CDS encoding TerC family protein — translation MEVSAGIWAATIVLIAGLLAFDFFFHVRKAHVPTLREAAIWSAVYVGIAIVFGLAVLLLGGGSAGGEYFAGYITEKALSVDNLFVFLIIMSSFAVPREDQQKVLLFGIVFALIARTGFIFLGAALINTFAWVFYFFGLILIITAGNMLRPESSSNHAGDNIVVRLARKVIPTTDYYDGDKLFTVDNGKRAMTPMLLVMVAIAGTDILFALDSIPAIFGLTQDVYIVFTATAFSLLGLRQLYFLIDGLLDRLIYLSYGLAGILVFIGVKLVIHALHENTLPFINNGEPVDVIEITTGLSLGVIVAILVVTIAMSLLSKAGRAQNAIAGARRHATEYLDLGYTTDAEERERVYRALVAEGAQIRALGPKYRQKAREEQELQELIDRAVEQHERAVDEGRESSPRP, via the coding sequence GTGGAGGTCAGTGCAGGAATCTGGGCCGCGACGATCGTCCTGATCGCCGGTCTGCTGGCGTTCGACTTCTTCTTCCACGTGCGCAAGGCGCACGTGCCCACCCTCCGCGAGGCGGCGATCTGGTCGGCCGTCTACGTCGGGATCGCGATCGTCTTCGGCCTCGCGGTGCTCCTCCTCGGTGGTGGCAGCGCAGGAGGTGAGTACTTCGCTGGCTACATCACCGAGAAGGCGCTCTCGGTGGACAACCTCTTCGTCTTCCTCATCATCATGTCCAGCTTCGCGGTACCCCGCGAGGACCAGCAGAAGGTGCTGCTCTTCGGCATCGTCTTCGCGCTGATCGCCCGGACCGGCTTCATCTTCCTCGGCGCCGCCCTGATCAACACCTTCGCCTGGGTCTTCTACTTCTTCGGGTTGATCCTCATCATCACGGCAGGCAACATGCTCCGGCCGGAGTCGAGCAGCAACCACGCCGGCGACAACATCGTGGTCCGGCTGGCCCGCAAGGTCATCCCCACCACCGACTACTACGACGGCGACAAGCTCTTCACCGTCGACAACGGCAAGCGGGCGATGACCCCGATGCTCCTGGTGATGGTCGCCATCGCCGGCACCGACATCCTCTTCGCGCTCGACTCGATCCCGGCGATCTTCGGGCTGACCCAGGACGTCTACATCGTCTTCACGGCGACGGCGTTCTCGCTGCTCGGCCTGCGGCAGCTCTACTTCCTCATCGACGGGCTCCTCGACCGCCTGATCTACCTCTCCTACGGCCTGGCCGGGATCCTCGTCTTCATCGGCGTCAAGCTGGTCATCCACGCCCTCCACGAGAACACCCTCCCCTTCATCAACAACGGGGAGCCGGTCGACGTCATCGAGATCACGACGGGCCTGTCGCTGGGGGTCATCGTCGCCATCCTCGTCGTCACGATCGCGATGTCGCTCCTCAGCAAGGCCGGTCGGGCGCAGAACGCGATCGCGGGTGCCCGCCGGCACGCCACCGAGTACCTCGACCTCGGCTACACGACGGACGCCGAGGAGCGCGAGCGCGTCTACCGGGCGCTCGTCGCCGAGGGCGCGCAGATCCGCGCGCTGGGCCCGAAGTACCGGCAGAAGGCACGCGAGGAACAGGAGCTGCAGGAGCTGATCGACCGGGCCGTCGAGCAGCACGAGCGGGCCGTCGACGAGGGTCGGGAGTCCTCGCCGAGGCCGTAG
- a CDS encoding SGNH/GDSL hydrolase family protein, whose translation MTGLLVAIGDSFTEGVGDPHLHYPNGLRGWPDRLARQLGRADRSWRYANLGVRSKFLDQVVADQLEPALSMRPTHVSFAAGGNDLLSLRADVDDIIRRYGAALQRLVDTGAQVVVFTTFEPQASLLLEPLVRRVRTLNVAVRDLAATHGAVLVDHTRMREFDQRSLWAPDRIHMSRQGHKRMAAAVADALGVPHTLRLRDLVPGEPTGWRHVARTEATFVRDEVVPLVRRRLRGEYVGDTTRPKWPVPIHPAEGMKRLAAEQAALERQGRPRDAALHRT comes from the coding sequence ATGACTGGGCTCCTCGTCGCGATCGGCGACTCCTTCACCGAGGGTGTGGGTGACCCGCACCTGCACTACCCCAACGGCCTGCGTGGTTGGCCGGACCGCCTCGCCCGCCAGCTGGGCAGGGCCGACCGGAGCTGGCGCTACGCGAACCTCGGGGTCCGCAGCAAGTTCCTCGACCAGGTCGTCGCCGACCAGCTCGAGCCGGCCCTGTCGATGCGACCGACGCACGTCTCCTTCGCCGCCGGCGGCAACGACCTGCTCTCCCTTCGGGCCGACGTCGACGACATCATCCGCCGCTACGGGGCAGCACTGCAGCGGCTCGTCGACACGGGCGCGCAGGTCGTCGTCTTCACGACCTTCGAGCCGCAGGCGAGCCTCCTCCTCGAGCCCTTGGTGCGCCGCGTGCGCACCCTCAACGTCGCCGTGCGCGACCTCGCCGCCACGCACGGTGCGGTGCTCGTCGACCACACCCGCATGCGTGAGTTCGACCAACGGTCCCTGTGGGCACCGGACCGGATCCACATGTCGCGCCAGGGGCACAAGCGGATGGCTGCGGCCGTCGCCGACGCACTGGGGGTGCCGCACACGCTCAGGCTGCGCGACCTGGTCCCCGGGGAACCAACCGGGTGGCGGCACGTGGCGCGCACGGAGGCGACCTTCGTCCGGGACGAGGTGGTCCCGTTGGTCCGGCGCCGGCTCCGTGGCGAGTACGTCGGGGACACCACGCGCCCGAAGTGGCCGGTGCCCATCCACCCGGCCGAGGGGATGAAGCGACTGGCCGCAGAGCAGGCCGCCCTCGAGCGGCAGGGGCGCCCCCGGGACGCCGCCCTCCACCGCACCTGA
- a CDS encoding TIGR03086 family metal-binding protein gives MPLPRDAASVFDRKNTPLMRLVDSVDPQRLAGPSPCAGWTGFDVVQHLIDTQRDFLQKAGADMPDPTPTVEALGAPTAWRTHAEAVARQLADDTLAERPYETPFGTSTVGGAFERFFGFDLLVHRWDIGRTAGAEVVFSDRELDQIEESVAGFGEAIRGEGVCGPAVEVPADASRQDRLIALTGRDPSAPA, from the coding sequence ATGCCCCTTCCTCGTGATGCCGCCTCCGTCTTCGACCGCAAGAACACGCCGTTGATGCGCCTCGTCGACTCCGTCGACCCGCAGCGGCTCGCCGGCCCGAGCCCGTGCGCGGGCTGGACGGGCTTCGACGTGGTCCAGCACCTCATCGACACCCAGCGCGACTTCCTGCAGAAGGCCGGGGCCGACATGCCCGACCCGACGCCGACGGTCGAGGCGCTGGGCGCGCCCACGGCGTGGCGCACGCACGCGGAGGCGGTCGCCCGCCAGCTCGCCGACGACACCCTCGCCGAGCGCCCGTACGAGACCCCTTTCGGGACGAGCACGGTCGGCGGCGCCTTCGAGCGGTTCTTCGGTTTCGACCTGCTCGTGCACCGGTGGGACATCGGCCGCACGGCCGGGGCGGAGGTCGTCTTCAGCGACCGCGAGCTCGACCAGATCGAGGAGTCCGTCGCCGGCTTCGGCGAGGCCATCCGTGGCGAAGGGGTGTGCGGACCGGCGGTGGAGGTCCCCGCCGACGCCTCCCGGCAGGACCGTCTCATCGCCCTGACGGGCCGCGACCCCTCTGCACCTGCTTAG
- a CDS encoding cysteine desulfurase-like protein: MTGLDVAALRAKFPSLSSGIAHFDGPGGTQTPAVVGEAVARTLTGPLSNRGTGVVSETNAEAAIADFRSALADLLGARPEGIVYGRSATQITYDIARTLAKGWGPGDDVVVTQLDHDSNVRPWVQAARSVGATVRWLPLDPATGDLDLSGIDGVITGRTRLVALTAASNLLGTQPPVARIAEAAHRVGALVYVDGVHHTAHASVDVAALGADFYVCSPYKFFGPHCAALAADPELLATLTPDKLLPSTDEVPERFELGTLPYELMAGATAAVDVIAGIAPEGGSRRERLVRAHELVREHEDRLRRRVEGGLADLGDRVTVHSVAEQRTPTLFFTFADRDAAAAYRFLAERDVLAPAGSFYAYEPFRALDLPVDSGMRVGLAPYTDDSDVDRLLAGLREFLA, encoded by the coding sequence GTGACCGGCCTCGACGTCGCCGCGCTGCGCGCGAAGTTCCCGTCCCTCTCCTCCGGCATCGCCCACTTCGACGGCCCCGGAGGGACCCAGACACCAGCGGTGGTGGGTGAGGCCGTCGCCCGCACCCTGACCGGGCCGCTGTCCAACCGCGGCACCGGCGTGGTCAGCGAGACCAACGCCGAGGCGGCGATCGCGGACTTCCGCAGCGCACTGGCCGATCTGCTCGGTGCACGGCCGGAGGGAATCGTCTACGGCCGCAGCGCCACCCAGATCACCTACGACATCGCCCGGACCCTGGCGAAGGGGTGGGGTCCGGGTGATGACGTCGTCGTCACCCAGCTCGACCACGACTCGAACGTCCGCCCCTGGGTGCAGGCGGCCAGGTCCGTCGGCGCGACCGTGCGGTGGCTGCCGCTCGACCCGGCCACGGGTGACCTCGACCTCAGCGGCATCGACGGGGTCATCACCGGGCGCACCCGGCTCGTGGCGCTCACCGCGGCCTCGAACCTGCTGGGCACGCAACCCCCGGTGGCCAGGATCGCCGAGGCGGCGCACCGAGTGGGCGCGCTCGTCTACGTCGACGGCGTGCACCACACCGCCCACGCGAGCGTGGACGTGGCCGCCCTGGGTGCCGACTTCTACGTCTGCTCGCCCTACAAGTTCTTCGGGCCGCACTGTGCCGCGCTCGCCGCGGACCCCGAGCTGCTGGCGACCCTCACCCCCGACAAGCTGCTGCCCTCCACGGACGAGGTACCGGAGCGGTTCGAGCTCGGGACGCTGCCCTACGAGCTGATGGCCGGCGCGACGGCCGCGGTCGACGTCATCGCCGGCATCGCCCCGGAGGGCGGCAGCCGGCGTGAGCGGCTGGTCCGTGCCCACGAGCTCGTACGCGAGCACGAGGACCGGCTCCGCCGGAGGGTCGAGGGGGGACTGGCCGACCTGGGCGACCGCGTCACGGTCCACTCGGTGGCCGAGCAGCGCACCCCCACGCTGTTCTTCACCTTCGCCGACCGGGACGCCGCAGCGGCCTACCGCTTCCTCGCCGAGCGCGATGTCCTCGCCCCGGCCGGGAGCTTCTACGCCTACGAGCCCTTCCGGGCGCTCGATCTGCCGGTGGACAGCGGGATGCGGGTGGGCCTGGCCCCCTACACCGACGACTCGGACGTCGACCGGCTCCTGGCGGGGCTGCGCGAGTTCCTCGCCTGA